A genomic region of Ehrlichia japonica contains the following coding sequences:
- the xth gene encoding exodeoxyribonuclease III, whose translation MNLKIATWNVNSVRKRLDHLCSWLVEYDIDIALLQEIKCTNEQFPFSNVESLGYRCYVHGQKARNGVAIITRYPIVGELVTSIFLSDYESSLCHKLSSEGFIYNYRESRYLECVILCNNVKVCVASVYVPNGQSIDSDAFQYKLGFFDQLREHMFSLLKQEDILILGGDYNVGPYPIDVYAPEIMDGRLCFHKSEREKFRSILNLGFTDAFRILNEYEQKFTWWNYKAGAWQENKGLRIDHLLLSPQAVDKLLSCVIHDKLRGLDIPSDHAPVVCSIDLNS comes from the coding sequence ATGAATTTAAAAATAGCTACGTGGAATGTTAATTCTGTTAGGAAGAGGTTGGATCATCTATGTAGTTGGCTGGTAGAGTATGATATTGATATAGCATTATTACAAGAAATAAAGTGTACAAATGAACAATTTCCTTTTTCTAATGTGGAATCATTAGGATATAGGTGTTATGTACATGGACAGAAAGCTAGAAATGGGGTAGCTATTATAACAAGGTACCCTATAGTTGGGGAATTGGTTACAAGTATTTTTTTATCTGATTACGAATCTAGTTTATGTCACAAATTAAGTTCAGAAGGTTTTATTTATAATTATAGAGAATCTCGTTATTTAGAATGTGTGATTTTATGTAATAATGTTAAAGTTTGTGTTGCTAGTGTATATGTTCCTAATGGGCAAAGTATTGATTCTGATGCGTTTCAATATAAACTTGGATTTTTTGATCAGTTAAGGGAACATATGTTCTCTTTACTTAAACAGGAAGATATTTTAATATTGGGTGGTGATTATAATGTAGGGCCTTATCCTATAGATGTGTATGCTCCTGAAATTATGGATGGTAGGCTGTGCTTTCATAAATCTGAAAGAGAAAAATTTCGATCTATTTTAAATCTAGGATTTACAGATGCTTTTCGGATATTAAATGAGTATGAGCAGAAGTTTACTTGGTGGAATTATAAAGCAGGTGCATGGCAAGAAAACAAGGGTTTAAGGATAGATCATTTATTATTATCACCACAAGCTGTAGATAAGCTGTTATCTTGTGTTATTCATGATAAACTCAGAGGGTTAGATATACCTTCTGATCATGCTCCAGTTGTATGTAGTATTGATTTAAATTCTTAG
- the ykgO gene encoding type B 50S ribosomal protein L36 has protein sequence MKVIGSLKSAKVRDKDCRVVRRKGRIYVINKKNPRFKARQGY, from the coding sequence ATGAAAGTTATTGGATCACTTAAATCTGCAAAAGTAAGGGATAAGGACTGTAGGGTTGTACGCAGGAAAGGGCGTATCTATGTAATAAATAAGAAAAATCCAAGATTTAAAGCAAGACAAGGATATTAA
- a CDS encoding head-tail connector protein yields MLENSMLCITRKTVPISLPITLSEVKSFLRVNNNQDDILINNLITMASEYAQWYIEKSLMKQTWEISCSRYIPGKIQLLFNPIIKVNYVKTIHTNGSEEFIDQKHYHVDTLLSYISFNKQIHGDRIEILYEAGYTDNALIPAQIRYGILHHVAISYKNRESENINNLTFVKNIYSPFRELKLVL; encoded by the coding sequence ATGCTAGAAAATTCTATGCTGTGTATTACACGTAAAACTGTACCTATATCTCTGCCTATTACCTTATCAGAAGTAAAATCTTTCTTACGTGTAAATAATAACCAAGATGATATATTAATCAATAATTTGATTACTATGGCATCCGAATATGCACAATGGTATATTGAAAAGTCATTAATGAAACAAACATGGGAAATCTCCTGTAGTAGATATATACCTGGAAAAATACAGCTATTATTTAATCCAATAATAAAAGTTAATTATGTAAAAACAATACATACAAATGGAAGTGAAGAATTTATAGATCAAAAACACTATCACGTAGATACATTACTATCATATATTTCATTCAATAAACAAATTCATGGAGATAGAATAGAAATTCTATATGAAGCAGGATATACAGACAATGCATTAATACCTGCACAAATTAGATATGGTATACTACATCATGTTGCTATATCATATAAAAACAGAGAATCAGAAAATATTAATAATTTAACTTTTGTAAAAAACATATACTCTCCCTTCCGTGAACTAAAGTTAGTTTTATGA
- the putA gene encoding bifunctional proline dehydrogenase/L-glutamate gamma-semialdehyde dehydrogenase PutA, with product MISALQAPNEIRKRMQMLYRTEENSYTRYLTEKTEISQDSKIRIYSVAKQIIERIRVDRNLGIIDAFMQEYGLSNEEGIALMCLAESLLRIPDDCTINDLIKDKIGNSMWSNHIGSSSSIFVNAATWGLVIGGKVLKDSSDSTRLFGTINNLLKTMGEPIIRKAVQQAMCILGKHFIKGRDIIEALNNRKAGELYSFDILGEAAKTRKDAERYFTEYMAAVESIGKSKIVNGTGNLIDYDEISVKISALHSRYEFSQIDEVLDEIVDKLLQICRLAKEHNIRVCIDAEEASRLEISLMILEKLRFDSSLNGWEGLGLAVQAYQKRAFSVLDFVEDISVRSHHKMMLRLVKGAYWDYEIKNAQELGLSSYPVFTRKVYTDVSYLACTSKILSKPNTFSPCFATHNAYTLAAILEMANKDHPGFEFQRLHGMGNSLYEYVTQELAANVKCRVYAPVGSYQDLLPYLIRRLLENGANSSFINQLNDSSISLEQLIEDPLEKAKEFEYLPHPNIPLPKEIFGPDRLNSMGIDITDSVTLASFNEEMKNYQTCKFRAAPIIGGEEPDGNFIEVFSPTNSEDLIGEVLFADSAQALSALDIAYDAFKDWSNIPVSTRAAILEKAANLLEENKPKLITLLIREGGKVISDAIAEVREAVDFLRYYALLGRQELEQSKKLPGPVGEDNYLYFRSRGVFMCISPWNFPLAIFIGPIAAALVTGNTVLAKPAEQTSIIAYETVKLLYDAGVPKEVLHLLLGSGKELGEVLLKNEKIGGVAFTGSTETASIINQSIAQKEGGIIPFIAETGGLNTMITDTSALIEQVTNDVITSAFKSAGQRCSALRVLFVQEEMADKQIEMICGAMESLVIGDPMLLKTDIGPVIDKASQEMLMSHESKMSQEAKLLCKVKLGEDCKKGYFFAPCAYEIQSISQLKREVFGPILHIIRYKKENLHKILNEINSTGYGLTFAVQSRVQSNIDNIIDKINVGNVYVNRNQVGAVVGVQPFGGQGLSGTGPKAGGPYYLHRFLTEKVVSINTTALGGNTTLMCLTD from the coding sequence ATGATAAGTGCATTACAAGCGCCGAATGAAATACGTAAACGTATGCAGATGTTGTATCGTACAGAAGAAAATAGTTATACAAGGTATTTGACAGAGAAAACAGAAATATCGCAGGATTCTAAAATTAGGATTTATAGTGTTGCAAAACAAATAATAGAGAGAATAAGAGTAGATAGAAATTTAGGTATAATAGATGCTTTTATGCAGGAGTATGGCTTATCAAATGAAGAAGGTATAGCTCTCATGTGTTTAGCAGAATCTTTATTAAGAATACCAGATGATTGCACCATAAATGATTTAATAAAAGATAAGATAGGAAACAGTATGTGGAGTAATCATATAGGAAGTTCTTCATCAATATTTGTTAATGCAGCAACGTGGGGTTTAGTTATAGGTGGAAAAGTATTAAAAGATAGTAGTGATAGTACTCGATTGTTTGGTACTATAAATAATTTATTGAAAACAATGGGTGAGCCTATAATTAGAAAAGCAGTGCAGCAAGCAATGTGTATCTTGGGCAAGCATTTTATAAAGGGAAGAGATATAATAGAAGCACTTAACAATAGAAAAGCAGGTGAGTTATATTCATTTGATATATTAGGGGAAGCTGCAAAAACTAGAAAAGATGCAGAAAGATATTTTACTGAATATATGGCAGCGGTAGAAAGTATAGGAAAGTCTAAAATTGTTAATGGGACAGGAAATTTAATAGATTATGATGAGATATCAGTCAAAATATCTGCATTACATAGTAGATATGAGTTTTCACAAATCGATGAAGTATTAGATGAGATAGTAGATAAATTATTGCAAATATGTAGATTGGCAAAAGAGCATAACATTCGTGTATGTATTGATGCAGAAGAAGCAAGTAGATTAGAAATATCATTAATGATACTTGAAAAATTGCGGTTTGATAGTAGTTTGAATGGATGGGAAGGTCTAGGATTAGCTGTACAAGCGTATCAAAAAAGAGCATTTTCAGTGTTAGATTTTGTAGAAGATATATCAGTTAGATCTCATCATAAAATGATGCTGAGGCTTGTAAAAGGTGCATACTGGGACTATGAAATAAAGAATGCTCAAGAGTTAGGGTTAAGCAGTTATCCAGTGTTTACAAGAAAGGTGTATACTGATGTGTCATATTTAGCATGTACAAGCAAAATTTTAAGTAAGCCAAATACTTTTTCTCCATGTTTTGCTACACATAATGCTTATACATTGGCTGCAATATTGGAAATGGCAAATAAGGATCATCCAGGGTTTGAATTTCAAAGATTGCACGGTATGGGAAATAGTTTATATGAATATGTAACGCAAGAATTAGCAGCAAATGTTAAGTGTAGAGTTTATGCTCCTGTTGGAAGTTATCAGGATTTACTTCCTTATTTGATTAGAAGGTTATTAGAGAATGGAGCAAATAGTTCGTTTATTAATCAATTAAATGATAGTAGTATATCACTGGAACAGTTGATAGAAGATCCATTAGAAAAAGCAAAAGAGTTCGAATATTTACCTCATCCTAATATACCATTACCAAAGGAAATATTTGGGCCTGATAGACTTAATTCTATGGGTATTGATATTACTGATTCTGTTACTTTAGCAAGTTTTAATGAAGAAATGAAAAATTATCAAACTTGCAAGTTTAGAGCAGCTCCAATTATAGGGGGAGAAGAGCCAGATGGTAATTTTATAGAGGTATTTTCTCCAACGAATTCTGAAGATCTTATAGGAGAAGTATTATTTGCAGATTCTGCACAAGCACTATCAGCCTTAGATATAGCATATGATGCGTTTAAAGACTGGTCTAATATTCCAGTTTCTACTCGTGCTGCTATACTAGAAAAAGCAGCTAATTTACTAGAAGAAAATAAACCAAAGTTAATAACTCTACTTATCAGAGAAGGGGGTAAAGTTATTTCTGATGCTATTGCAGAAGTAAGGGAAGCTGTTGACTTTTTACGTTATTATGCACTTCTTGGAAGGCAGGAATTAGAGCAGTCAAAAAAATTACCTGGTCCTGTAGGGGAAGATAATTATCTTTACTTTAGAAGTAGAGGGGTATTTATGTGCATATCTCCTTGGAATTTCCCCTTGGCAATATTTATTGGTCCTATTGCTGCAGCATTAGTTACTGGAAATACTGTACTTGCGAAACCTGCTGAGCAAACTTCTATCATTGCATATGAGACAGTAAAGTTACTGTATGATGCTGGGGTACCGAAAGAAGTTTTACACTTATTGTTAGGTTCTGGTAAAGAATTAGGAGAAGTATTATTAAAGAATGAGAAGATAGGTGGAGTAGCATTTACTGGTTCAACAGAGACAGCTAGTATAATTAATCAATCTATTGCACAAAAAGAAGGCGGTATTATTCCATTCATAGCTGAAACAGGTGGTTTAAATACCATGATAACTGATACTTCTGCATTAATAGAGCAAGTTACAAATGATGTCATAACATCAGCATTTAAAAGTGCTGGACAAAGGTGTTCAGCATTAAGGGTATTATTTGTGCAAGAAGAAATGGCAGATAAACAAATTGAAATGATTTGTGGTGCTATGGAAAGTTTAGTCATAGGAGATCCTATGTTATTAAAGACAGATATAGGACCAGTAATAGATAAGGCATCGCAAGAAATGTTAATGTCTCATGAAAGTAAGATGTCACAAGAGGCAAAGTTATTATGTAAAGTTAAGTTAGGAGAAGATTGTAAAAAAGGTTATTTCTTTGCTCCGTGTGCATATGAGATACAAAGTATATCTCAGTTAAAAAGAGAAGTATTTGGTCCAATATTACATATAATCCGTTATAAGAAAGAAAATTTGCATAAAATTTTGAATGAGATCAATAGTACAGGATATGGGTTAACATTTGCTGTGCAGAGTAGGGTGCAAAGTAACATTGATAATATTATTGATAAAATAAATGTTGGAAATGTTTATGTAAATAGAAATCAAGTTGGAGCAGTAGTAGGGGTGCAACCTTTTGGTGGACAAGGATTATCTGGTACTGGTCCTAAAGCAGGTGGTCCATATTATTTACATAGATTCCTAACAGAAAAAGTGGTAAGTATTAACACTACAGCTTTGGGTGGAAACACTACCTTAATGTGTTTAACTGATTAG
- the fabG gene encoding 3-oxoacyl-[acyl-carrier-protein] reductase — translation MFNLSQKRFLITGASGGIGKAITKTLSDAGATLCISGTKESVLQEIAKQSSSADSIIHTLPCDLTNNEQINGLVDNACKIMSGIDGIVCNAGITLDKLTLRTSDEDWHKVINTNLTTTFKLNRNACRSMLKNNQGRIINISSIIAFTGNPGQTSYAASKAAMIAMSKSIAKEFASKNITVNCIAPGFIATPMTDVLSEEQRNNIIANIPMKRVGTPEEVAAAVLFLASDESRYITGQTLHVNGGMLMY, via the coding sequence ATGTTTAATCTATCACAAAAAAGATTTTTAATCACTGGAGCATCTGGTGGCATTGGAAAGGCTATAACTAAAACTTTATCAGATGCAGGAGCTACACTTTGTATTTCAGGTACTAAAGAATCTGTTCTACAGGAAATTGCAAAACAATCTTCAAGTGCAGATAGTATAATACATACTTTACCATGCGATTTAACAAATAATGAACAGATTAATGGCTTAGTTGACAATGCATGTAAAATTATGTCTGGTATTGATGGTATCGTATGTAATGCTGGTATTACATTAGATAAACTCACATTACGTACTTCTGATGAAGACTGGCACAAAGTTATCAATACAAATTTGACCACAACCTTTAAGCTGAACCGTAATGCATGCCGTTCAATGTTAAAAAATAATCAAGGCAGAATAATTAACATCTCTTCAATTATAGCCTTTACTGGTAATCCTGGACAAACAAGCTATGCAGCATCCAAAGCTGCTATGATAGCCATGAGCAAATCCATAGCAAAAGAGTTTGCAAGTAAAAATATAACCGTAAATTGTATAGCTCCAGGATTTATTGCAACACCAATGACAGATGTATTATCAGAAGAACAACGCAATAATATTATTGCAAACATTCCTATGAAAAGGGTAGGTACACCAGAAGAAGTAGCTGCTGCAGTTCTATTCTTAGCTAGTGATGAAAGCAGATATATTACAGGTCAGACTTTACACGTAAATGGTGGAATGTTAATGTACTAA
- the terL gene encoding phage terminase large subunit, with product MSHNFLDFLKLCFKTVSPNNQIINNWHIQIIADRLEATLNGKINRLIINMPPRFIKSICVSIAWPSWIFGLNPQARIIVASYSQILSERLSLDNRHILQSEWYKKLFPHVILSKDQNTKRKFQTTQRGYRFATSIGGSITGEGGDILIIDDPMNPMQALSKTYRQRVCHWFEQSFMTRLNDRKKSIVIIVMHRLHTDDLTGYLLSKKVHNKWHILSLPIIAEKNNTFYSITSPWKFKHGNKIRNVLHIRKEGDLLYKKYGKKYIEELKSELGSYAFAAQFQQNPIHLSSGIIKYKWIQRYSAYNNEDSNITQSWDTASSSNKKSNYSVCTTWSYTNNCFFLLEVYKVKLEYQQLKQEIINLANHWKPNAILIEKKASGLQVIQELSNISTTPIIGIVPTTNKVTRFYKIIPIFESRKIFLPYDSPWLSDFEQELLSFPNTQNDDQIDSMTQYLHWFNNNITNTFTIREI from the coding sequence ATGTCTCATAATTTCTTAGATTTTCTAAAATTATGCTTTAAAACAGTATCACCAAATAATCAAATAATAAATAATTGGCATATTCAAATAATAGCAGATAGATTAGAAGCTACCCTCAATGGAAAAATCAATCGATTAATAATTAATATGCCTCCAAGATTTATCAAATCCATATGCGTTAGCATAGCATGGCCATCATGGATCTTTGGATTAAATCCTCAAGCTAGAATTATAGTTGCAAGTTATTCTCAAATACTCAGTGAAAGATTATCTTTAGATAACCGACATATATTACAATCTGAATGGTATAAAAAACTATTTCCACATGTAATATTATCAAAAGATCAGAATACAAAACGAAAATTTCAAACAACACAAAGAGGCTATAGATTTGCAACATCAATAGGAGGAAGCATTACAGGAGAAGGTGGAGATATTCTAATTATAGATGATCCAATGAATCCTATGCAGGCATTAAGCAAAACTTACAGACAACGTGTATGTCATTGGTTTGAACAATCCTTCATGACTAGGCTAAATGATAGAAAAAAGAGCATTGTTATAATAGTAATGCATAGATTACATACAGATGATTTAACTGGATACTTATTGTCAAAAAAGGTCCATAATAAATGGCATATACTATCACTTCCCATAATAGCAGAAAAGAATAATACTTTCTATTCTATTACTTCACCATGGAAATTTAAACATGGAAACAAAATAAGAAATGTTTTACATATAAGAAAAGAAGGGGATCTTCTATATAAAAAATACGGAAAAAAATACATAGAAGAATTAAAATCAGAACTTGGATCATACGCATTTGCAGCTCAATTTCAACAAAACCCGATTCATTTGTCAAGTGGCATAATAAAATACAAATGGATTCAAAGATATAGTGCCTATAACAATGAAGATAGTAATATAACTCAAAGTTGGGATACAGCATCTTCTTCTAACAAGAAAAGTAATTATAGTGTATGTACAACATGGTCTTACACAAACAACTGCTTTTTCTTATTAGAGGTGTATAAAGTAAAACTAGAATATCAACAATTAAAACAAGAAATAATAAATTTAGCAAATCATTGGAAACCTAATGCTATACTTATAGAAAAAAAAGCAAGTGGATTACAAGTCATTCAAGAATTAAGTAATATTAGCACAACACCCATCATAGGTATTGTTCCAACAACTAATAAAGTAACAAGATTTTACAAAATTATTCCCATATTTGAATCTAGAAAAATATTTTTACCATATGACTCTCCATGGCTTAGTGATTTTGAACAAGAATTATTATCATTCCCAAATACACAAAACGATGATCAGATCGATAGTATGACACAATACTTGCACTGGTTTAATAACAACATTACAAATACTTTCACCATTAGAGAAATATAG
- the argJ gene encoding bifunctional glutamate N-acetyltransferase/amino-acid acetyltransferase ArgJ produces the protein MVKNFSKNLSRFLLSPLAPTDFPVMPEIDGIELYSFACGIRKTLDGLDLLIVKMPINTSVGGVFTTSYTASSNVEHCRKILPYGKARILIVNSGNANVAVGIGGYKVVEEVTRLCAERFGCSTQEVYFCSTGVIGIPLPVDKIKSVILDPTWSSAKNSWEDAANSITTTDTFIKMVTKEVLICGEKVTINGICKGSGMIAPNMATMLAYVFTDANIKSDVLQKLLREYVDVSFNNITVDGDTSTSDSVLIFATNLAKHEQVCSVDDQVIDDFKIALRDMLVEMAHLIVRDGEGVEKFITINIKNAISLNSARKLGFSVANSLLVKTAIAGGDANWGRIIMAIGKAGEPFNKNEISLKIGDNVVLVDGEISSTYNKVAVNQYVKDEQNIYIEVDINTGNFDATIWTCDLTHRFVDINSKYLT, from the coding sequence ATGGTCAAAAATTTTTCAAAGAATCTATCTAGATTTCTTCTTTCTCCTCTTGCTCCTACTGATTTTCCTGTTATGCCTGAAATTGATGGAATTGAGTTGTATTCTTTTGCGTGTGGTATTAGAAAGACTTTGGATGGGCTTGATCTTTTAATAGTAAAAATGCCAATTAACACTAGTGTGGGAGGTGTTTTTACAACTTCTTATACAGCAAGCAGCAATGTTGAACATTGTAGGAAGATACTTCCTTATGGTAAAGCAAGAATTTTAATTGTGAATTCTGGTAATGCCAATGTTGCAGTAGGTATTGGAGGGTATAAAGTTGTTGAAGAAGTTACAAGATTATGTGCGGAAAGGTTTGGTTGTTCTACTCAAGAAGTCTATTTCTGCTCTACAGGAGTTATAGGCATTCCCTTGCCGGTTGATAAAATTAAATCTGTTATACTAGATCCTACATGGAGTAGTGCTAAAAACTCCTGGGAAGATGCTGCTAATAGTATTACTACAACTGATACTTTTATAAAAATGGTAACAAAAGAAGTATTAATTTGTGGTGAGAAAGTTACGATTAATGGGATATGTAAGGGTTCAGGTATGATTGCTCCTAATATGGCGACAATGTTAGCATATGTTTTTACTGATGCTAATATCAAGTCAGATGTATTGCAAAAATTATTAAGAGAATATGTTGATGTATCTTTTAATAATATTACTGTTGATGGAGATACTTCTACTAGTGATTCAGTTTTGATATTTGCGACAAATCTTGCTAAACATGAACAGGTGTGCTCTGTTGATGATCAAGTCATTGATGACTTTAAGATTGCTTTAAGAGATATGTTAGTGGAAATGGCACATTTGATTGTCAGAGATGGAGAAGGAGTGGAAAAATTTATTACAATTAATATTAAAAATGCTATATCATTGAATTCTGCTAGAAAATTAGGGTTTTCGGTAGCGAATTCCTTACTTGTAAAAACTGCTATAGCAGGTGGAGATGCTAATTGGGGTAGGATAATTATGGCTATAGGTAAAGCTGGAGAGCCATTTAATAAGAATGAGATTTCATTGAAAATAGGAGATAATGTTGTATTAGTAGATGGTGAAATTAGTTCTACCTATAATAAGGTTGCTGTTAATCAATACGTGAAAGATGAGCAGAATATTTATATTGAAGTTGATATTAATACTGGTAATTTTGATGCAACTATATGGACTTGTGATTTAACTCATAGATTTGTTGATATTAATAGCAAATATTTGACTTAA
- a CDS encoding phage tail tube protein, with translation MSIQLQIKDFNNSFSSLNNIKSLRISLHNKNEYTKNISLSGWKTALENSGNKHVIFKINGIIDYSPANQLLQQYSFNNDIMELKITINKKEVISAKCIVELYERYYESSNFDNFNIILISYKKVIFNNY, from the coding sequence ATGTCAATACAACTACAAATTAAGGATTTTAATAACTCTTTTTCCTCTTTAAATAATATAAAAAGTTTACGAATTAGCCTACATAATAAAAATGAATATACTAAAAACATTTCCTTATCAGGGTGGAAAACTGCTTTAGAGAACTCAGGGAATAAACATGTAATATTCAAAATCAATGGCATCATAGATTACTCACCTGCAAATCAACTTTTACAACAATATTCTTTCAACAACGATATTATGGAACTCAAAATAACTATTAATAAAAAAGAAGTAATATCAGCAAAATGTATTGTTGAGTTATATGAAAGATATTATGAATCAAGTAATTTTGACAATTTTAATATAATTTTAATAAGTTACAAAAAAGTAATTTTTAATAATTATTAA
- a CDS encoding adenosylmethionine--8-amino-7-oxononanoate transaminase — protein MHTNFYTWFDEGYQNIWMPYTQMKNSPLPLKVKSASGCYITLEDGTKLLDGISSWWSVCHGYSHPHIVQKIQNQVAKLSHVMFSGLAHEQSYVLASRLVKIAPKQEMSRVFFSDSGSTAVEVAMKMAVQYHQNLGNVNKCSFISFVNGYHGDTMGCMSISDPEKIHGTKFKKYHPLQFILPLPQTEEEIESFTNTIYSIRDCIAAIILEPILQAAGGMLIHSASTVRRIYDIARNNNILFIADEVATGFGRIGTMFGCNQADIVPDIMVIGKALTGGFCTLSATLTTQEVYNAFLSDNINDAFMHGPTFMANALACAAANASLDLFENQDLIQNVTLIENQLRSELEIFRQLSYVTDIRVKGATGIIELESGLINKNDIISKGVELNVWIRPINNIIYVMPPFIINSSELTKLITSIYVILKNNI, from the coding sequence ATGCATACTAATTTTTATACATGGTTTGATGAGGGATATCAAAATATTTGGATGCCTTATACACAAATGAAAAATTCGCCTCTACCATTAAAGGTAAAGTCTGCTAGTGGATGTTATATAACATTGGAAGATGGTACAAAGTTACTTGATGGTATATCTAGTTGGTGGAGTGTGTGTCATGGGTATTCTCATCCACATATTGTTCAAAAAATTCAAAATCAAGTTGCTAAATTATCTCATGTTATGTTTTCTGGATTAGCACATGAACAAAGTTATGTTCTAGCATCTCGACTTGTCAAAATTGCTCCAAAACAGGAAATGAGTAGAGTTTTCTTTTCAGATTCCGGATCAACTGCTGTTGAAGTTGCTATGAAAATGGCAGTGCAATATCACCAAAATTTGGGCAATGTGAACAAATGTAGTTTTATATCTTTTGTTAATGGATATCATGGGGATACAATGGGTTGTATGTCAATATCTGATCCTGAAAAAATTCATGGTACCAAATTTAAAAAGTATCACCCTTTACAGTTCATTTTGCCTTTACCGCAGACTGAAGAGGAAATTGAGAGTTTTACAAATACAATATATTCTATAAGAGATTGTATTGCTGCTATAATTTTAGAGCCAATCTTGCAAGCAGCAGGTGGGATGTTGATTCATTCTGCAAGTACTGTAAGAAGGATTTATGATATTGCAAGAAATAACAACATATTATTTATAGCAGATGAAGTAGCTACAGGCTTTGGTAGGATTGGGACTATGTTTGGATGTAATCAAGCAGACATTGTTCCAGATATTATGGTCATTGGGAAAGCATTGACAGGTGGATTTTGTACATTATCTGCAACTTTAACTACACAGGAGGTTTATAACGCATTTTTATCAGATAATATAAATGATGCTTTTATGCATGGTCCAACTTTTATGGCAAATGCTTTAGCTTGTGCTGCAGCAAATGCTTCACTTGATCTTTTTGAAAATCAGGATTTAATACAAAATGTTACTTTAATTGAAAATCAACTAAGATCGGAATTAGAAATATTTAGACAACTAAGTTATGTGACTGATATTAGAGTAAAAGGTGCAACTGGGATAATAGAGTTAGAAAGTGGCTTAATTAATAAAAACGATATTATAAGCAAAGGAGTTGAATTAAATGTGTGGATACGTCCTATTAATAATATAATATATGTTATGCCCCCTTTTATCATTAATTCTAGTGAACTTACTAAATTAATAACATCGATATATGTGATACTTAAAAACAATATATAG